A region of Ochotona princeps isolate mOchPri1 chromosome 2, mOchPri1.hap1, whole genome shotgun sequence DNA encodes the following proteins:
- the RNPC3 gene encoding RNA-binding region-containing protein 3, which yields MAAPEQPLPLSRGCLSSALSPPRGDRTLLVRHLPAELTSEEKEDLLKYFGAQSVRVLSDKGRLKHTAFATFPNEKAAIKALTRLHQLKLLGHTLVVEFAKEQDRVHSPCPTLGTDKKKRSDDTVEEEKEKKEVDCVTIENGIAPNHGLTFPLNSCLKYMYPPPSSTILANIVNALASVPKFYVQVLHLMNKMNLPTPFGPVTARPPMYEDYMPLHAPLPPMSPHPPEEPPLPNDNEELSNDESEYESSDDEDRQRMSKLMELANLQPKRPRTIKQRHVRKKQKIKDMLSAPSSASHSNLHPVLLPSDVFDQPQPVGNRKIEFHISTDIPAAFKKDSEKEENYEEKSCDVPAAEVDAANVGFGKIFPKPSLNITEETKDDSDEMPSECISRKELEKGRISREEMEALSVFRSYEPGEPNCRIYVKNLAKHVQEKDLKFIFGRYVDFSSEAQRIMFDIRLMKEGRMKGQAFIGLPNEKAAAKALKEANGYVLYGKPMVVQFARSARPKQDSKEGKRKC from the exons ATGGCGGCCCCCGAGCAGCCGCTGCCCCTGTCGAGAGGATGCCTGAGCTCCGCGCTGTCCCCGCCGCGAGGCGACCGGACTCTGCTGGTGAGGCACCTGCCTGCAGAACTGACCTCCGAGGAGAAGGAGGACCTGCTCAAGTACTTCGGGGCGCAGTCGGTGCGTGTGCTGTCGGACAAGGGGCGCCTG AAACACACagcttttgctactttccctAATGAAAAAGCAGCCATAAAg GCACTGACAAGACTTCATCAGCTGAAGCTTTTAGGTCATACTTTAGTTGTGGAATTTGCAAAAGAACAAGATCGAGTTCACTCTCCATGTCCCACCTTAGGCACGGATAAAAAGAAAAG ATCTGATGACACtgtggaagaagagaaagaaaagaaagaagttgaTTGCGTAACGATAGAGAATGGAATTGCGCCAAACCATGG gctGACATTTCCTCTGAATTCATGCCTCAAGTATATGTACCCACCACCTTCAAGCACAATCCTAGCAAATATAGTAAATGCTTTGGCAAGTGTGCCTAAATTCTATGTACAG GTACTTCATCttatgaataaaatgaatttgCCCACACCTTTTGGACCAGTTACTGCACGACCTCCTATG TATGAAGACTATATGCCATTGCATGCTCCTCTTCCACCCATGTCTCCTCAcccacctgaggaacctcctttGCCAAACGACAATGAGGAATTATCTAATGACGAATCAGAATATGAAAGCAGCGATGATGAGGATCGACAGAG AATGAGCAAACTAATGGAACTAGCCAATCTTCAGCCCAAAAGACCAAGAACCATAAAGCAGCGTCatgtgagaaaaaaacaaaaaataaaggataTGCTGAGTGCACCTTCATCTGCTTCGCACAG CAATTTACATCCAGTGCTGTTACCCTCAGATGTGTTTGACCAACCACAACCTGTAGGTAACAGGAAAATTGAATTCCATATATCTACTGACATACCAGCAGCATTTAAGAAAGattcagagaaggaagaaaattatgaagaaaaaagtTGTG ATGTACCTGCTGCTGAAGTTGATGCAGCCAACGTAGGATTTGGAAAAATCTTCCCAAAGCCTAGTTTGAACATCACGGAGGAAACTAAAGACGACTCTGATGAAATGCCATCAGAATGTATTTCTAGAAAGGAGTTGGAAAAAGGCAGAATTTCTAGAGAAG aaatgGAAGCACTTTCAGTTTTCAGAAGTTATGAACCTGGTGAACCAAATTGTAGAATTTATGTAAAGAATTTAGCTAAACATGTTCAAGAAAAG gaccttaaatttatttttggaagatATGTTGACTTTTCATCAGAAGCACAACGAATCAT GTTTGATATACGCTTGATGAAAGAAGGTCGTATGAAAGGTCAGGCTTTCATTGGACTTCcaaatgagaaagcagcagcaaaagccTTAAAGGAAGCTAATGGATATGTTCTTTATGGAAAACCCATGGTGGTT caATTTGCTCGATCTGCTAGACCAAAGCAAGATtctaaagaaggaaaaaggaaatgttaa